The Engraulis encrasicolus isolate BLACKSEA-1 chromosome 22, IST_EnEncr_1.0, whole genome shotgun sequence genome includes a region encoding these proteins:
- the gnpda2 gene encoding glucosamine-6-phosphate isomerase 2 has translation MRLVILDAYDQASEWAAKYIRNKIIQFKPTADRYFTLGLPTGSTPLGCYKKLIEYHKSGDLSFKFVKTFNMDEYVGLPRDHPESYHSYMWNNFFKFIDIEPQNAHILDGNATDLQAECNAFEVKIKEAGGIDLFVGGIGPDGHIAFNEPGSSLVSRTRVKTLAKDTIVANARFFGNDLSKVPTMTLTVGVGTVMDAREVMILITGAHKAFALYKAIEEGVNHMWTVSAFQQHPHTIFVCDEDATLELRVKTVKYFKGLMHVHNQLVDPVHSIKDYKD, from the exons ATGAGACTCGTGATTCTAGATGCCTATGATCAGGCCAGTGAATGGGCTGCCAAATACATCAGAAACAAAATTATCCAGTTCAAGCCGACTGCAGACAGATACTTTACTTTGGGTCTGCCCACAG GCAGCACGCCACTGGGATGCTACAAGAAACTGATTGAGTatcacaaaagtggagatttGTCTTTTAAGTTTGTGAAAACATTCAACATGGATGAATATGTTG GTCTGCCAAGGGATCACCCAGAGAGTTACCACTCGTACATGTGGAACAACTTCTTCAAATTCATCGACATAGAGCCCCAGAATGCCCACATCCTGGACGGGAATGCCACAGACCTCCAGGCGGAGTGTAACGCATTTGAGGTCAAGATCAAGGAGGCTGGTGGCATTGACCTGTTTGTCGGGG GTATTGGTCCCGATGGACACATTGCCTTTAACGAGCCTGGATCCAGCCTGGTGTCCAGGACCAGGGTGAAGACCCTGGCTAAGGACACCATTGTGGCCAACGCCAGATTCTTTGGCAACGACCTGTCCAAGGTGCCCACCATGACTCTCACTGTCGGCGTGGGAACAGTGATGGATGCCAGAGAG GTGATGATTTTGATCACAGGAGCGCACAAGGCCTTCGCCCTCTACAAAGCCATCGAGGAGGGGGTCAACCACATGTGGACCGTGTCGGCCTTTCAACAGCACCCCCACACCATCTTTGTCTGTGATGAAGACGCCACGCTGGAGCTCAGGGTCAAGACGGTGAAGTACTTCAAAG GCCTGATGCACGTCCACAACCAGCTGGTGGATCCTGTTCACAGCATAAAGGACTACAAAGACTGA